From a region of the Bacteroidota bacterium genome:
- a CDS encoding T9SS type A sorting domain-containing protein has protein sequence MRKETMYTILRILLIQLLIINLINARGQEWPKIYGGNTSSYVRGIENDYDNGYLIAGYLSQGTVVSRWGWLIKTDINGNIIWNKKFGDISYQTFFYDLQKTKDRGSVIAASTSKNDLTGHFDPLFLKLNTCGEIEWCLELQASEHDYGTGIIQLDGGNYLGMMAYYAGYSHNQRISLVKIDTLGYPIWIKNYAWEYPEMSNEEGSHLLLTYQGHNLVSGRCTYPGFRPFWFMTDTSGQQIWDLVCGNYTGWLSQTVEKDTGIFYSACTYGNQTCLHPSIFKLNESGEYLGQYYLLGDTIVSGGASSIEVYNDSELIVGIAWTNDEWPIDIGYINALITDTTGNIIKNRLLIEDDIGIGPVSIKTTFDNKILVTGTFSPIHIYLWKLNSDLEDDTLYTQTFNYDSLCPDTITSDTVDLTCGLYVSIKDIPLKEDYNKVLKVYPNPTVSTVNFEFKDLKTGAILSIYDSYCRLVDEIEIPAYTKKIQTDVTDYPAGLYLAVLQNSHQILAKEKLLIGQ, from the coding sequence AGTTATTAATAATAAATTTGATTAATGCCCGGGGGCAGGAATGGCCGAAAATTTATGGAGGTAATACTTCATCTTATGTTCGGGGTATTGAAAATGATTATGATAATGGATATTTGATAGCGGGTTATCTCAGCCAAGGTACGGTTGTAAGTCGATGGGGGTGGTTGATTAAAACAGATATCAATGGAAACATTATCTGGAATAAAAAATTCGGAGATATATCATATCAAACTTTTTTTTATGATTTACAAAAGACGAAAGACAGAGGGAGTGTGATAGCTGCATCGACTAGTAAAAATGATCTGACGGGGCACTTTGATCCCTTGTTCTTAAAATTAAATACATGTGGAGAGATTGAATGGTGTCTTGAACTTCAGGCATCAGAACATGATTATGGAACAGGCATCATACAACTGGATGGTGGAAATTATTTAGGTATGATGGCATATTATGCCGGATACTCTCATAATCAGCGAATAAGCCTGGTGAAGATAGATACGCTGGGATATCCAATTTGGATAAAGAACTATGCCTGGGAGTACCCTGAGATGTCCAATGAGGAAGGAAGTCATTTGCTTTTGACTTATCAGGGCCACAATTTGGTCTCAGGCCGGTGTACATATCCTGGTTTTCGTCCTTTCTGGTTTATGACCGACACCTCCGGGCAGCAAATCTGGGATTTGGTATGTGGTAACTATACAGGTTGGCTTTCACAAACAGTTGAAAAAGATACCGGTATATTTTATAGTGCATGTACATATGGAAATCAAACCTGTCTTCATCCTTCCATTTTTAAATTGAATGAAAGCGGTGAATATTTAGGGCAATATTATTTGCTAGGTGATACGATTGTTTCAGGTGGAGCTTCTTCAATTGAAGTGTATAATGATTCAGAATTGATCGTTGGCATAGCGTGGACTAATGACGAATGGCCGATTGATATAGGTTATATCAATGCGCTTATTACAGATACAACCGGAAATATAATTAAAAATAGATTATTGATAGAGGATGATATAGGTATAGGCCCTGTAAGTATTAAAACCACATTTGATAACAAGATTCTTGTTACAGGCACTTTTAGTCCAATACACATTTACCTCTGGAAACTCAATTCGGATTTAGAGGATGATACCCTTTACACTCAGACTTTTAATTACGACAGCCTATGCCCTGATACAATCACTTCCGATACGGTCGATTTAACCTGCGGCCTGTATGTTTCAATCAAAGATATACCGCTGAAAGAAGATTATAACAAGGTACTAAAAGTGTATCCCAATCCTACTGTCTCAACCGTCAATTTTGAATTCAAAGATTTGAAAACCGGTGCCATATTGAGCATTTATGACAGTTATTGCAGGCTGGTGGATGAAATTGAGATACCGGCATATACAAAGAAAATCCAAACCGATGTTACGGATTATCCGGCGGGTTTGTACTTGGCTGTGCTGCAGAATTCACACCAAATCTTGGCGAAGGAGAAACTATTAATTGGCCAATGA